A single window of Intrasporangium calvum DSM 43043 DNA harbors:
- a CDS encoding carbohydrate ABC transporter permease, with product MTSVRRYKAVFLLPGLLTLFFIIIFPLLFTIRVSFSSWNVSSPELDFIGGANFARMLQDERFRASILHLFVLAGGSVALQYLLGFALALAVWRDVRGRRFLRVLFLVPMMTTPVVMAAIWQMIFHESLGPVNDVLTRVGLDPVGWLTSSTPSYVSLMTVEVWQWTPFMFLLLLAGLLSLPHEPFMAAAIDGAGPVRTFFKVTLPLMAPVSVTALIIRLIEASKMSDSIYVLTSGGPGSATETPGYYLYIRGLKEQQTGYSGALSITYLVLMIVTLTIVSALLVRAFRTKVD from the coding sequence ATGACGTCCGTTCGGCGGTACAAGGCCGTCTTCCTGCTGCCCGGCCTGCTCACCCTCTTCTTCATCATCATCTTCCCCCTCCTGTTCACGATCCGCGTCAGCTTCTCCAGCTGGAACGTCAGTAGCCCAGAGCTCGACTTCATCGGCGGAGCCAACTTCGCCCGGATGCTGCAGGACGAGCGGTTCCGGGCATCGATCCTTCACCTGTTCGTCCTGGCGGGTGGAAGCGTGGCCCTGCAGTACCTTCTCGGCTTCGCTCTGGCTCTCGCCGTGTGGCGCGACGTCAGGGGCCGCCGCTTCCTGCGGGTGCTGTTCCTAGTGCCGATGATGACGACTCCGGTCGTCATGGCGGCCATCTGGCAGATGATCTTCCACGAGTCCCTCGGCCCGGTGAACGACGTCTTGACCCGCGTCGGCCTCGACCCGGTGGGGTGGCTGACCTCGAGCACCCCGTCCTACGTCTCGCTCATGACGGTCGAGGTGTGGCAGTGGACCCCGTTCATGTTCCTGTTGCTCCTGGCCGGCCTGCTCAGCCTGCCCCATGAGCCCTTCATGGCGGCGGCGATCGACGGCGCGGGCCCGGTGCGGACGTTCTTCAAGGTGACCCTGCCACTCATGGCGCCCGTATCGGTCACCGCCCTGATCATCCGACTCATCGAGGCGTCGAAGATGTCCGACTCCATCTACGTCCTCACCTCGGGCGGCCCCGGCTCGGCCACCGAGACACCTGGCTACTACCTCTACATCCGGGGCCTCAAGGAGCAACAGACCGGCTACTCGGGAGCCCTGTCCATCACGTACCTGGTGCTGATGATCGTCACGCTGACCATCGTCTCCGCCCTGCTCGTGCGAGCCTTCCGGACGAAAGTGGACTGA
- a CDS encoding PQQ-binding-like beta-propeller repeat protein yields MVRIMRRARLALVAGVSGALLMVGQAAAAPGGNGWNSAGGDRSNTRNAASETKISPSTVGDLTPKWVLTAGGDVSATPAVDGTRVYVPDWAGNLYAVDRMTGEVAWQASIPDITGVPGNKARATPAFTDTTLVVGDQGPFGGGGRVIALDKATGAARWVTQVDSNPGAIITQSATIFDGVVYVGVASQEEAYSALVPGYDCCTFRGSLVALDLATGSILWKTYMTPEDFPGVAVWGSSPAVDPKRGTVYIATGNNYDVPQDVLDCVAAAGTDPVAQRACLPPEDLFDSIVALDMRTGAVKWATHAISYDAWTVSCIFGNPSNCPSPAGPDYDFGQAPALFKVASGPAKGRELLGAGQKSGQYWALDPDTGAVVWETQAGPGGTAGGLQWGSAVDGRRIYTANANSNLVEFPDGSGDTSGVWSALDPSTGAILWQTRPTHGGSTSGPATTANGVVFGCALDADGYMYALDAATGEILWSFESGGSCLSGAAISNGMVYWGSGYSNFGFGTANNKLYAFGLN; encoded by the coding sequence ATGGTCAGAATCATGCGTCGTGCACGACTGGCGTTGGTCGCAGGGGTATCGGGGGCCCTGCTCATGGTCGGGCAGGCGGCAGCCGCTCCGGGAGGAAATGGCTGGAACTCGGCCGGCGGTGACCGGTCGAACACGAGGAACGCGGCGAGCGAGACGAAGATCTCGCCGAGCACGGTTGGGGACCTCACGCCGAAGTGGGTCCTCACGGCGGGTGGAGACGTCTCGGCGACGCCCGCCGTGGACGGCACGCGCGTCTACGTGCCCGACTGGGCGGGCAACCTCTACGCCGTCGACCGGATGACTGGCGAGGTCGCCTGGCAGGCGTCGATCCCCGACATCACCGGTGTGCCCGGGAACAAGGCTCGAGCCACGCCGGCGTTCACCGACACGACGCTCGTCGTCGGGGACCAAGGACCCTTTGGAGGCGGTGGGCGCGTCATCGCTCTCGACAAGGCCACCGGGGCGGCGCGTTGGGTGACCCAGGTGGACAGCAACCCGGGGGCGATCATCACCCAGTCAGCGACGATCTTCGACGGCGTGGTTTACGTGGGCGTCGCGTCCCAGGAGGAGGCGTACTCCGCCCTCGTCCCCGGCTACGACTGCTGCACGTTCCGCGGCAGCCTCGTGGCTCTCGATCTCGCCACCGGCAGCATCCTCTGGAAGACGTACATGACACCCGAGGACTTCCCCGGCGTCGCGGTCTGGGGCAGCTCCCCCGCCGTCGATCCCAAGCGCGGGACGGTCTACATCGCGACGGGGAACAACTACGACGTCCCGCAGGACGTGCTTGACTGCGTGGCCGCGGCCGGAACCGACCCCGTAGCGCAGCGTGCCTGCCTCCCACCGGAGGATCTCTTCGACTCGATCGTCGCACTCGACATGCGCACGGGCGCGGTCAAGTGGGCCACTCACGCAATCTCCTACGACGCCTGGACCGTCTCCTGCATCTTCGGCAACCCCTCCAACTGCCCGTCACCGGCCGGGCCCGACTACGACTTCGGCCAGGCGCCGGCGCTCTTCAAGGTCGCGAGCGGGCCGGCCAAGGGGCGCGAGCTGTTGGGGGCGGGGCAGAAGAGCGGCCAGTACTGGGCGCTCGACCCCGACACCGGGGCGGTCGTGTGGGAGACCCAGGCTGGACCGGGCGGCACCGCCGGCGGGCTCCAGTGGGGCTCGGCGGTCGACGGCAGGCGCATCTACACGGCCAACGCGAACAGCAACCTCGTCGAGTTCCCGGACGGGTCCGGAGACACGAGCGGCGTCTGGTCGGCGCTCGACCCGTCCACCGGGGCGATCCTCTGGCAGACGCGTCCCACCCACGGCGGCAGCACGTCGGGGCCGGCCACGACGGCCAACGGCGTCGTCTTCGGCTGCGCGCTCGACGCGGACGGGTACATGTACGCGCTCGACGCCGCTACCGGAGAGATCCTGTGGTCGTTCGAGAGCGGTGGCTCGTGCCTGTCCGGGGCGGCCATCTCCAACGGAATGGTCTACTGGGGCTCGGGCTACAGCAACTTCGGCTTCGGCACGGCGAACAACAAGCTGTACGCCTTCGGCCTGAACTGA
- a CDS encoding NAD(P)-dependent alcohol dehydrogenase: MKAVRLVGYEQQPQLMDVPDPTPSSPLDVVIRIGGAGVCRTDLHIIEGQWEEKSGVALPYTIGHENAGWVEAVGSAVTNVKPGDPVILHPLATCGLCRACRAGDDVHCVNSSFPGIDSDGGYAEYLRTTARSVVRLDDSLEPADVAALADAGLTAYHAVAKAARVLRPGDTAVAIGAGGLGHIGIQVFKALSPARLVVVDRSPEALELASELGADVTLRADGTQVEAIQELTQGNGAEAILDFVGEGGAVEDGVQMLRRAGNYYVIGYGGEIRVPTIDVISTEINFIGNLVGSYNDLVELMVLAAEDRVRLHTQRYALSDFQKALDDLDAGLVRGRAILVP; encoded by the coding sequence GTGAAGGCAGTCAGGCTCGTCGGGTACGAGCAGCAGCCCCAGTTGATGGACGTCCCGGACCCGACCCCGAGCAGCCCGCTCGATGTCGTGATACGCATCGGCGGTGCCGGCGTGTGCCGCACCGACCTGCACATCATCGAGGGCCAGTGGGAGGAGAAGTCGGGAGTCGCCCTCCCATACACGATCGGACACGAGAACGCCGGCTGGGTCGAGGCCGTCGGGTCGGCCGTCACGAACGTCAAGCCGGGGGACCCGGTGATCCTCCACCCACTGGCCACCTGCGGCCTCTGCCGCGCCTGCCGAGCCGGGGACGACGTGCATTGCGTCAACTCGTCCTTCCCCGGGATCGACAGCGACGGTGGGTATGCCGAGTACCTGCGCACCACAGCCCGCTCGGTCGTCCGGCTTGACGACTCCCTCGAGCCGGCGGACGTCGCGGCGCTCGCGGATGCCGGCCTCACGGCATACCACGCCGTGGCTAAGGCCGCGCGCGTCCTGCGGCCCGGTGACACGGCCGTTGCCATTGGTGCCGGCGGGCTTGGCCACATCGGCATCCAGGTCTTCAAGGCCCTCTCGCCGGCACGACTGGTCGTCGTCGACCGGTCGCCGGAGGCGCTCGAGCTCGCGAGCGAGCTCGGTGCCGACGTGACCCTGCGCGCCGACGGCACCCAGGTCGAAGCCATCCAGGAGCTCACCCAAGGCAATGGCGCCGAGGCCATCCTTGACTTCGTCGGGGAAGGGGGCGCTGTTGAGGACGGGGTCCAGATGCTGCGCCGCGCCGGAAACTACTACGTCATTGGCTACGGCGGCGAGATCCGCGTTCCCACCATCGACGTGATCTCCACCGAGATCAACTTCATCGGCAATCTCGTGGGGTCGTACAACGACCTCGTCGAGTTGATGGTCCTCGCAGCGGAGGACCGGGTTCGCCTGCACACCCAGCGCTACGCGCTGTCCGACTTCCAGAAGGCCTTGGACGACCTCGACGCGGGCCTGGTCCGCGGCCGGGCGATTCTCGTCCCGTGA
- a CDS encoding carbohydrate ABC transporter permease gives MPRLYPIFKYAFITVWACFVAGPFLWALTTSFKDDNGVQHGATYLPWVQYRPTTLAWRNIFGGAGGVDVIKPFLNSLIVTVSASVVALILGSLAAYGLSRYTYRFGPMKNPDIVFFFVSQRIMPPIVLVIPFFFLLQFGGLLDSIPGLVIVTVSLLLPISVWVMVDFFDNIPKEIDEMAMLEGCTPLGAFTRAILPNSLPGLTVAAMFCAVFGWNDFFFAFRLTFTEVQTLPQAVVALNSSIPPWWTLSAASLFGVAPLVLLAIMVERYLSKGNLSGAVR, from the coding sequence ATGCCCCGGCTCTACCCCATCTTCAAGTACGCGTTCATCACCGTCTGGGCCTGCTTCGTGGCCGGGCCGTTCCTCTGGGCACTGACGACGAGTTTCAAGGACGACAATGGCGTCCAGCACGGAGCCACCTACCTGCCGTGGGTGCAGTACCGGCCGACCACCCTCGCCTGGCGCAACATCTTCGGCGGAGCCGGTGGCGTCGATGTCATCAAGCCCTTCCTGAACAGCCTGATCGTGACGGTCAGTGCATCCGTGGTCGCCCTCATCCTCGGTTCGCTCGCGGCCTATGGTCTGTCGCGCTATACGTACCGGTTCGGCCCGATGAAGAACCCGGACATCGTGTTCTTCTTCGTCTCCCAGCGCATCATGCCCCCGATCGTGCTCGTCATCCCATTCTTCTTCCTCCTGCAGTTCGGAGGTCTGCTCGACTCCATCCCCGGTCTCGTCATCGTCACCGTGTCACTGCTCCTGCCGATCTCGGTGTGGGTGATGGTCGACTTCTTCGACAACATCCCCAAGGAGATCGACGAGATGGCGATGCTCGAGGGCTGCACGCCACTCGGAGCGTTCACGCGAGCCATCCTCCCCAACTCCCTACCAGGACTGACCGTGGCGGCCATGTTCTGCGCCGTCTTCGGGTGGAACGACTTCTTCTTCGCCTTCCGCCTCACATTCACCGAGGTGCAGACGCTGCCCCAGGCGGTCGTGGCCCTCAACTCCTCCATCCCGCCCTGGTGGACCCTTTCGGCCGCTTCGCTCTTCGGCGTGGCGCCGCTGGTCCTGCTCGCGATCATGGTCGAGCGCTACCTCTCCAAGGGGAACCTGTCGGGGGCGGTCCGATGA
- a CDS encoding lectin-like protein, with protein sequence MTWHQARSAAAERTQGGPLCAGHLATITTADEQAFLFSTFGEGLHTTWLGGYQTDGATEPAGGWTWITGETWGYTNWLLGEPNNSGGEDALAFLGTNGKWNDAPELYNYGASGGYVVEYEGRQVAMTSSPEATTTASTTTATVSSRWPSSPRPRSTRPRSTPPRSLSMAPASK encoded by the coding sequence ATGACCTGGCACCAGGCCCGCTCCGCGGCCGCGGAGCGTACGCAGGGTGGTCCGCTCTGCGCAGGCCACCTCGCCACGATCACGACGGCTGACGAGCAGGCCTTCCTCTTCAGCACCTTCGGGGAGGGTCTCCACACGACGTGGCTGGGCGGCTACCAGACGGACGGCGCGACCGAGCCAGCGGGTGGCTGGACGTGGATCACCGGCGAAACCTGGGGCTACACCAACTGGCTCCTGGGCGAGCCCAACAACTCCGGGGGCGAGGACGCCCTCGCCTTCCTGGGCACAAACGGAAAGTGGAACGACGCGCCCGAGTTGTACAACTACGGCGCCTCGGGTGGCTACGTCGTGGAGTACGAGGGCCGTCAGGTCGCGATGACATCAAGCCCGGAAGCGACGACAACAGCATCAACGACGACGGCAACGGTGTCATCCCGGTGGCCATCCTCACCACGGCCGCGTTCGACGCGTCCACGGTCGACCCCGCCACGGTCGCTCTCGATGGCGCCAGCGTCCAAATGA
- a CDS encoding SMP-30/gluconolactonase/LRE family protein gives MTERAVHSVISGMSYTECPRWHEGRLWFADFYTDAIYSVTEAGEDLRTEVEVPAQPSGLGWLPDGRLVFVSMKDRKVMRRESDGSVVVHADVTDAVTGHPNDMVVDGEGRCWLGNFGFDLMGGADVETASLLRIDPDGSVTEVAHDLWFPNGSVVTGDGGTLIVDETFGNRISAFTIQSDGRLGERRDWARFGDLPTSRVVAEAVPQAVLAPDGCCLDAEGCLWVADAVGGRVCRVAEGGEILEEIMPGSGVFACMLGGSDGRTLFLSCAPDFDEHARSAAREAEIRAVRVDVPHAGLP, from the coding sequence ATGACCGAGCGGGCTGTCCACAGCGTGATTTCCGGGATGTCCTACACCGAGTGCCCACGATGGCATGAGGGCCGGCTGTGGTTTGCCGATTTCTACACCGATGCGATCTATTCGGTGACCGAGGCGGGCGAGGACTTGCGTACCGAAGTCGAGGTACCGGCCCAGCCATCCGGCCTCGGCTGGCTGCCGGACGGCCGGCTGGTGTTCGTGTCGATGAAGGACCGCAAGGTTATGCGCCGCGAATCCGACGGCAGCGTTGTCGTGCATGCCGACGTCACCGATGCCGTCACAGGCCATCCGAACGACATGGTGGTGGACGGCGAGGGTCGATGCTGGCTGGGCAACTTCGGGTTCGACCTGATGGGCGGGGCAGATGTGGAGACTGCGAGCCTGCTACGGATCGATCCCGACGGCTCCGTGACCGAAGTGGCACATGACCTGTGGTTTCCCAACGGCAGTGTGGTCACGGGCGACGGGGGCACTCTCATCGTCGATGAGACGTTCGGAAACCGCATCAGCGCGTTCACGATCCAGTCCGATGGTCGACTCGGCGAGCGCCGCGACTGGGCGAGGTTCGGTGACCTGCCCACCTCTCGGGTAGTCGCCGAGGCGGTGCCGCAGGCCGTCCTAGCCCCGGATGGGTGTTGCCTCGATGCGGAAGGGTGCCTCTGGGTTGCCGACGCGGTCGGCGGTCGTGTCTGCCGGGTCGCCGAAGGCGGTGAGATCCTCGAGGAGATCATGCCGGGCAGCGGGGTGTTCGCCTGCATGCTCGGTGGCAGTGACGGGCGCACCCTTTTCCTCAGTTGCGCGCCGGATTTCGACGAGCACGCGCGCAGCGCGGCTCGCGAAGCAGAGATCCGAGCCGTGCGGGTGGATGTGCCGCATGCCGGTCTACCCTGA
- a CDS encoding nucleotidyltransferase domain-containing protein, with protein sequence MDLSQPLSTVAPTLDADALTVLARTDTPLTGRGIASLVRRGSRPGIQAVLNRLVEHGLVTAQPAGSATLYRLNREHLLAEPLLAMVTANATLTRRIRDEIGSWNHPAVAAALFGSYARGQAHAGSDIDLFLVRPDGTDEGAPGWRAQVDSLEVRVRAWTGNLLEVLEVDEREVAAMGARKDRLVEELLNDALQLVGPEPRHLFRSRRSAR encoded by the coding sequence GTGGACTTATCCCAGCCCTTGAGCACGGTTGCGCCGACGCTCGATGCTGATGCGCTGACCGTGCTTGCCCGCACCGACACCCCGCTGACCGGCCGGGGCATCGCCTCGCTCGTTCGCCGGGGCAGCCGCCCGGGCATACAAGCAGTGCTAAACCGGCTCGTAGAGCACGGGCTGGTCACCGCCCAGCCCGCCGGCTCGGCCACGCTGTACCGACTCAACCGGGAGCACCTGCTCGCCGAGCCACTGCTGGCCATGGTGACGGCGAACGCCACCCTGACGCGCCGGATCCGTGATGAGATCGGCAGCTGGAACCATCCGGCTGTCGCCGCGGCACTCTTCGGCTCGTACGCCCGAGGGCAGGCGCACGCCGGCAGCGACATCGACCTGTTCCTCGTGCGCCCAGACGGCACCGACGAGGGTGCCCCAGGCTGGCGTGCCCAGGTGGACTCCCTCGAGGTGCGCGTGCGGGCTTGGACTGGCAACCTCCTCGAGGTACTTGAGGTCGACGAGCGGGAGGTGGCGGCCATGGGCGCCAGGAAGGATCGGCTCGTCGAAGAACTGCTCAACGACGCGCTCCAGCTGGTCGGACCAGAGCCCCGGCATCTCTTCCGTTCCAGGCGGAGCGCTCGATGA
- a CDS encoding HEPN domain-containing protein: MSALTQARDHLNKAREFLEAAEIDLDLEFFSAATSHAVIAGINSKDAICLKLTGRTTKGDKHHEAVAELKPAGPEGADVAATMSRLLKLKTKAQYLAPAIGRKDASKAVEWATRMVEQAIAEVSR, encoded by the coding sequence ATGAGCGCGCTCACGCAAGCTCGCGACCACCTGAACAAGGCGCGAGAGTTCCTCGAGGCGGCTGAGATTGACCTGGACCTCGAATTCTTCTCAGCCGCGACCTCCCATGCTGTTATCGCCGGTATCAACTCGAAGGACGCCATCTGCCTCAAGTTGACCGGGCGCACCACGAAGGGCGATAAGCATCACGAGGCCGTCGCGGAGCTGAAGCCGGCAGGCCCGGAAGGCGCCGACGTGGCCGCGACGATGAGCCGCCTGCTGAAGTTGAAGACGAAGGCCCAGTACCTCGCGCCCGCGATTGGCAGAAAGGATGCAAGTAAGGCGGTCGAGTGGGCCACGCGCATGGTCGAGCAGGCGATAGCCGAGGTGAGCCGCTGA
- a CDS encoding extracellular solute-binding protein, giving the protein MKSRRTQAALGIVVGIAVTTAACTGGGSQTTQKPDKTAMFGSGSDISYAKYGSDYPSTTTKDVPGKCSYESISKRDYSDVTLKVIANAVPVMGEPAQLHAKQFHDITGAKVDVVNVPFGELYQKILTPLQAGQAAYDVMFYPSLWIGDMAPYLAPVPQDYLQTSGMKDVSKAFMDVATWNGTVVQYPVDGDRHYLKVRTDLLEDPKNQADYKAATGQTLEIPKTWEEYQRVATFLTGRDFPGGRKGYGSAEVTKRDDLMFSAFISRAAAYAKNADVKGGFFFDVETMKPLINTPGFVKALDMFKAAKSTWPPGGANFGLGDEILSFGGGQAAMSYSWDDAFIQAQQENSSIRNKVAAAQLPGSAEVWNRKTNSWDKPSTPNQAPYFTWGWTSAVAKSSKNQQAAFDFLCFFSNEANTSLDLTIGRFGVNPYRNSHFDAAFWEKQGWSTATAETYVKTFADMEKNTNRVFDLRVPGVNQYMSSLAAGVASALAGQKSSQQALDDVAKEWTDITTQVGKDKVQAAYRNVVKLEDNVG; this is encoded by the coding sequence ATGAAGTCACGAAGGACCCAGGCGGCTCTGGGCATTGTCGTTGGGATCGCCGTCACGACCGCAGCGTGCACCGGCGGTGGCAGCCAGACGACGCAGAAGCCGGACAAGACGGCGATGTTCGGCTCTGGCTCGGACATCAGCTACGCCAAATACGGCTCGGACTACCCGAGCACGACCACCAAGGACGTGCCCGGCAAGTGCAGCTACGAGTCGATCAGCAAGCGTGACTACTCGGACGTGACCCTCAAGGTCATCGCCAACGCCGTGCCCGTCATGGGCGAACCCGCCCAGCTGCACGCCAAGCAGTTCCACGACATCACAGGCGCGAAGGTCGACGTCGTCAATGTCCCCTTCGGCGAGCTGTACCAGAAGATCCTCACGCCCCTGCAGGCCGGCCAAGCCGCGTACGACGTGATGTTCTACCCCTCACTATGGATCGGAGACATGGCGCCGTACCTCGCGCCTGTGCCGCAGGACTACCTGCAGACCTCGGGCATGAAGGACGTCAGCAAGGCGTTCATGGACGTGGCGACGTGGAACGGCACGGTCGTGCAGTACCCGGTGGACGGAGACCGCCACTACCTCAAGGTGAGGACCGACCTCCTCGAGGACCCGAAGAACCAGGCTGACTACAAGGCCGCAACCGGTCAGACGCTGGAGATCCCGAAGACGTGGGAGGAGTACCAGCGCGTCGCCACGTTCCTGACGGGAAGGGACTTCCCGGGTGGAAGGAAGGGGTACGGCAGCGCCGAGGTCACCAAGCGCGACGACCTGATGTTCTCGGCATTCATCAGCCGGGCCGCCGCCTATGCCAAGAACGCGGACGTCAAGGGCGGATTCTTCTTCGACGTGGAGACGATGAAGCCGCTCATCAACACACCCGGATTCGTCAAGGCGCTCGACATGTTCAAGGCAGCCAAGTCGACGTGGCCGCCGGGCGGCGCAAACTTCGGGCTCGGCGACGAGATCCTCTCATTCGGTGGCGGGCAGGCTGCGATGTCCTACTCGTGGGACGACGCCTTCATCCAGGCCCAGCAGGAGAACAGCAGCATCCGCAACAAGGTCGCTGCCGCACAGCTGCCCGGTTCTGCCGAGGTTTGGAACAGGAAGACGAACAGCTGGGACAAGCCCAGCACGCCGAACCAAGCTCCGTACTTCACCTGGGGCTGGACCTCGGCCGTGGCCAAGAGCAGCAAGAACCAGCAGGCGGCCTTCGACTTCCTCTGCTTCTTCAGCAACGAGGCCAACACCTCGCTCGACCTCACCATCGGCCGTTTCGGGGTGAATCCCTACCGCAACTCCCACTTCGACGCCGCGTTCTGGGAGAAGCAGGGCTGGAGCACGGCGACCGCTGAGACGTACGTCAAGACCTTCGCCGACATGGAGAAGAACACCAACCGGGTCTTCGACCTGCGCGTGCCCGGAGTCAACCAGTACATGTCCTCACTCGCGGCAGGTGTCGCGTCCGCACTTGCCGGACAAAAGAGCTCGCAGCAGGCCCTGGACGACGTCGCAAAGGAGTGGACCGACATCACCACGCAGGTGGGCAAGGACAAGGTCCAGGCGGCCTACCGCAACGTGGTGAAGCTCGAGGACAACGTGGGCTAA
- a CDS encoding sigma-54-dependent Fis family transcriptional regulator, translating to MTRLDAPFVEDPDLDTPLVKAASPILEALHEQLANEPVATMLTDKSGLVLERRVTHEGLTTRLNHVSLAPGHVYAEEFVGTNGIGTALASARPTVISGPEHYVEELRFFHCAAVPILHPTRRVALGAFNLTATVASGSGSMALALAASTARQIERELALISSQREYVLFERYLETCRAIRHTPVLAFNADVVMMNDRLRASITGGDQTALLSHAREIAQDGSLADGRTLILPSGLVVEIRRSPVGNDEAQEAGEVLQVRLVGRPRSSVRAHPPRRISGLVGSDPAWVKSVAEAEAAYRARSWICIFGEAGAGKVHLIGAIHRAHGGTPPLVLDPPVEESPETECAWVASLALSVTDPENVVIVRNAHWMSARLRTLVVDQLSLRSPANSARIVLTAQASAVAPEDELVTLCGTHIDIPPLRHRHDDVLALIRFFLRRYRPHEDLHLSPATEHALQRYPWPENVRQLEQTVRLLSRRHTKSTIEPTDLPPEFRVQGRSKLTTLEEVERDAILKGLVEHDRNVLQTARDLGISRATIYRKMRRYGIDTTRL from the coding sequence ATGACACGACTTGACGCACCCTTCGTCGAGGACCCGGACCTCGACACCCCGCTGGTCAAGGCGGCCTCCCCGATCCTCGAGGCGCTGCACGAGCAGCTGGCCAACGAGCCTGTCGCCACCATGCTCACCGACAAGAGCGGCCTCGTGCTCGAGCGCAGGGTCACGCACGAGGGCCTCACGACCCGGCTGAACCACGTCAGCCTCGCGCCCGGGCATGTGTACGCGGAGGAGTTTGTCGGCACCAACGGCATCGGCACCGCCCTCGCGAGCGCGAGGCCGACCGTCATCAGCGGGCCTGAGCACTACGTGGAGGAGCTCCGGTTCTTCCACTGTGCCGCGGTGCCGATCCTCCACCCCACCCGCAGGGTCGCGCTTGGGGCCTTCAACCTCACTGCCACCGTCGCCTCGGGCTCTGGGAGCATGGCACTGGCCCTGGCCGCCTCCACGGCCCGCCAGATCGAGCGCGAGCTCGCGCTCATCTCATCCCAGCGCGAGTACGTCCTGTTCGAGCGCTACCTGGAGACGTGTAGGGCGATCCGCCACACGCCGGTGCTCGCCTTCAACGCGGATGTTGTGATGATGAACGACCGTCTCCGGGCCTCGATCACCGGCGGGGACCAGACCGCTTTGCTCTCGCACGCCCGAGAGATCGCGCAGGACGGAAGCCTGGCCGATGGCAGGACGCTCATCCTCCCGTCGGGACTCGTCGTCGAGATCCGGCGTTCGCCCGTTGGGAACGACGAGGCCCAGGAAGCCGGTGAGGTGCTCCAGGTGCGTCTCGTGGGCCGTCCCCGCAGCTCAGTGAGGGCCCACCCGCCCCGGCGCATCTCGGGTCTGGTCGGCTCTGACCCGGCGTGGGTGAAGTCCGTCGCCGAGGCGGAGGCCGCCTACCGGGCACGCTCCTGGATCTGCATCTTCGGGGAGGCGGGCGCGGGGAAGGTCCATCTCATCGGAGCGATTCATCGCGCCCACGGGGGCACCCCCCCGCTGGTGCTCGACCCGCCGGTTGAGGAAAGCCCGGAGACCGAGTGCGCTTGGGTCGCCTCGCTCGCGCTCAGCGTCACCGACCCGGAGAACGTGGTCATCGTGCGCAACGCCCACTGGATGAGCGCCCGCCTGCGCACTCTCGTCGTCGACCAGCTCAGTCTCCGCTCGCCGGCGAACTCTGCCCGGATCGTCCTGACCGCGCAGGCGTCCGCCGTGGCGCCGGAGGACGAGCTGGTGACGTTGTGCGGCACCCACATCGACATTCCGCCCCTGCGTCACCGACACGATGACGTCCTGGCCCTGATCCGCTTCTTCCTCAGGCGGTATCGCCCGCACGAGGACCTCCACCTCTCGCCCGCCACCGAGCACGCCCTGCAGCGCTATCCATGGCCGGAGAACGTCCGGCAGCTCGAGCAGACCGTCCGGTTGCTCAGCAGGCGGCATACCAAGAGCACGATCGAGCCGACCGACCTCCCGCCGGAGTTCCGAGTGCAGGGGCGCAGCAAGCTCACGACGCTGGAGGAGGTGGAGCGCGACGCCATACTCAAGGGACTCGTCGAACATGATCGCAACGTGCTCCAGACGGCCCGGGACCTCGGGATCTCGCGAGCGACGATCTACCGGAAGATGCGAAGGTACGGCATCGACACGACGCGCCTCTGA